A portion of the Nitratidesulfovibrio termitidis HI1 genome contains these proteins:
- a CDS encoding HD domain-containing protein translates to MSQPFKDAIAICKAILRNGYDAYVVNAQLQKELLQGRETEIDIACEPDYEELGKLFPSLERSNEEGVVATMREGGALIRFYHTDTEESSHPEHTLARITPRMLRVLEEQGKMPPALACPYIAHTGDVYEGFEDFSKGKVQLRGIPDETLRRNYLLVIRAMRFAANFDLPIEPNSWIAIIRAASRVLDYVRISDIMDEWRKVEAECMWKFVRLLFDSQVLHGLLPEVAALSRVRQQRNDEGVEETVLDHTIECVRHYPEGEYNYDWLGTFAMLFHDVGKLYTAEYFDGKWNFYQHHRVGAKVTRKLLRRLHFSPEDVEQVCHLVRHHMRFHFMLTDRGIRRFKSLDEFPRLIEMARADLKAREGSYTYFNHNMKYLERAETPEQMLEPLLNGNEIMEFTSLHPGPQVGMLRDALLKAQVAGEVTSVPEAVDYVREYKAKNFG, encoded by the coding sequence ATGAGCCAACCTTTCAAGGACGCCATAGCCATCTGCAAGGCCATCCTTCGCAACGGCTACGACGCCTACGTGGTCAACGCGCAGTTGCAGAAGGAACTGCTGCAGGGCCGCGAAACCGAAATCGACATCGCCTGCGAGCCCGACTACGAAGAGCTCGGCAAGCTTTTCCCCAGCCTCGAGCGCTCCAACGAAGAGGGCGTGGTGGCCACCATGCGCGAAGGCGGAGCCCTGATCCGCTTCTACCACACCGATACCGAAGAATCCTCGCACCCGGAACATACCCTGGCCCGCATCACCCCGCGCATGCTGCGCGTGCTGGAGGAACAGGGCAAGATGCCCCCCGCCCTGGCCTGCCCGTACATCGCCCATACCGGCGACGTGTACGAAGGTTTCGAGGATTTCTCCAAGGGCAAGGTGCAACTGCGCGGCATTCCGGATGAAACCCTGCGCCGTAACTACCTGCTGGTCATCCGGGCCATGCGCTTCGCCGCCAACTTCGACCTGCCCATCGAACCCAACTCGTGGATCGCCATCATCCGCGCCGCCAGCCGCGTGCTGGACTACGTGCGCATCTCGGACATCATGGACGAGTGGCGCAAGGTGGAAGCCGAGTGCATGTGGAAGTTCGTCCGGCTGCTGTTCGATTCGCAGGTGCTGCACGGCCTGCTGCCCGAAGTGGCGGCCCTGTCCCGCGTGCGCCAGCAGCGCAATGACGAGGGCGTGGAAGAAACCGTGCTCGACCACACCATCGAGTGCGTGCGCCACTACCCGGAAGGCGAATACAACTACGACTGGCTGGGCACCTTCGCCATGCTGTTCCACGACGTGGGCAAACTGTACACGGCGGAATACTTCGACGGTAAGTGGAACTTCTACCAGCACCACCGCGTGGGTGCGAAGGTAACGCGCAAGCTGCTGCGCCGCCTGCACTTCTCGCCGGAGGACGTGGAACAGGTGTGCCATCTGGTGCGCCACCACATGCGCTTCCACTTCATGCTCACCGACCGGGGCATCCGCCGCTTCAAGTCGCTGGACGAATTCCCCCGGCTCATCGAGATGGCCCGGGCCGACCTGAAAGCCCGCGAAGGCAGCTACACCTACTTCAATCACAACATGAAGTACCTGGAGCGCGCCGAAACGCCGGAGCAGATGCTGGAACCCCTGCTGAACGGCAACGAGATCATGGAGTTCACCAGCCTGCACCCCGGCCCCCAGGTGGGCATGCTGCGCGATGCGCTGCTGAAGGCGCAGGTGGCGGGCGAAGTGACCAGCGTGCCCGAAGCCGTGGACTACGTGCGCGAGTACAAGGCGAAGAATTTCGGCTAG
- a CDS encoding aspartate carbamoyltransferase catalytic subunit has translation MQHAQRPTWPHKDLLDVTQLTRAELFHLLDTAAQFHDINRRPVKKVPTLKGKSVVLFFAEPSTRTKTSFDVAGKRLSADTFSLAKSGSSLSKGESLKDTALTLQAMTPDIIVIRHSSSGAAQFLAERLDCSVVNAGDGWHAHPTQALLDCYSLRQVWGDTFEGRTLLILGDIAHSRVARSNVHLLSSLGVKVRLCAPRTLLSAGVHNWPVTIFNRLDDAVQGADAVMCLRLQLERQQAGLLPDLREYAQRFCLSPRHLAMAAPGARVLHPGPMNRGLEISSVLADSPESLVLDQVAAGVATRMAILFLLATRTGIEQTADNGGRA, from the coding sequence ATGCAGCACGCACAACGCCCCACGTGGCCCCACAAGGACCTGCTGGACGTCACCCAGCTGACACGGGCAGAGCTGTTCCACCTGCTGGACACGGCGGCCCAGTTTCACGACATCAACCGCCGCCCCGTGAAAAAGGTGCCCACCCTGAAGGGCAAGAGCGTGGTGCTGTTCTTCGCGGAGCCGAGCACCCGCACCAAGACCTCGTTCGACGTGGCGGGCAAGCGGCTTTCCGCCGACACCTTCTCGCTGGCCAAGAGCGGGTCCAGCCTGTCCAAGGGCGAAAGCCTGAAGGATACCGCGCTCACCTTGCAGGCCATGACGCCGGACATCATCGTCATCCGCCACTCGTCCAGCGGCGCGGCGCAGTTTCTGGCCGAACGGCTGGACTGCTCTGTGGTCAACGCGGGCGACGGCTGGCACGCCCACCCCACCCAGGCCCTGCTGGACTGCTATTCGCTGCGCCAGGTCTGGGGCGACACCTTCGAGGGGCGCACCCTGCTCATCCTTGGGGATATCGCGCACAGCCGGGTGGCCCGCTCCAACGTGCACCTGCTCTCGTCGCTGGGGGTAAAGGTACGGCTGTGCGCGCCGCGCACCCTGCTGTCCGCCGGGGTGCACAACTGGCCGGTGACCATCTTCAACCGGCTGGACGACGCCGTGCAGGGCGCGGACGCGGTGATGTGCCTGCGCCTGCAACTGGAACGCCAGCAGGCGGGCCTGCTGCCCGACCTGCGTGAATACGCGCAACGGTTCTGCCTGTCGCCCCGGCATCTGGCCATGGCCGCGCCGGGCGCGCGGGTGCTGCACCCCGGCCCCATGAACCGGGGGCTGGAAATCTCGTCCGTGCTGGCCGATTCGCCCGAAAGCCTGGTCCTTGACCAGGTGGCCGCAGGCGTGGCCACGCGCATGGCAATCCTTTTCCTGCTCGCCACCCGCACCGGCATAGAGCAGACCGCCGACAACGGAGGCCGCGCATGA
- a CDS encoding dihydroorotase — protein MTATTSPSLFLRNARLLGRMVDVAVADGRIASVTDSGAGSAPAGAENIDAKGMVLFPAFIDAHTHMREPGQEYKEDIASGLAAAAHGGFGAVLCMANTRPVNDDASITRDMIDTARRHWPHGPRLYPIGAATVGLKGTELAPLAELAEAGCVAFSNDGAPVPDTEMFRRCVEYAADQGKVVIDHCEDPYLAKGAHMNEGETSGRIGVKGQPDIGEALHVARDILLADYLKLPIHLAHISCRRSVELIAWAKQRGVPVTAETCPHYLLLTDRELLGYDTKAKVNPPLRTDDDVAALREAVQSGVIDILATDHAPHAAHEKETPLDEAPNGITGLDTAVALTWGLVREGVLTEADLIRLWATEPGKIFGLPVNGFGVGDPADFFLLDPEEKWVPSRETMHSKSLNTPFLGRELVGRVKALWLGGVKVV, from the coding sequence ATGACCGCCACCACTTCCCCTTCCCTGTTCCTTCGCAATGCCCGCCTGCTGGGGCGCATGGTGGATGTTGCCGTGGCCGACGGGCGCATCGCGTCCGTGACGGACAGCGGCGCGGGCAGCGCCCCCGCCGGGGCGGAGAACATCGACGCCAAGGGCATGGTGCTGTTCCCGGCCTTCATCGACGCGCACACCCACATGCGCGAGCCGGGGCAGGAGTACAAGGAAGACATCGCCAGCGGACTTGCGGCAGCCGCCCACGGCGGGTTCGGGGCCGTGCTGTGCATGGCCAACACCAGGCCGGTCAACGACGACGCCTCCATCACCCGCGACATGATCGACACCGCCCGCCGCCACTGGCCGCACGGCCCGCGCCTGTACCCCATCGGCGCGGCCACGGTGGGGCTGAAGGGCACGGAGCTTGCTCCGCTGGCCGAACTGGCCGAGGCGGGCTGCGTGGCCTTTTCCAACGACGGCGCGCCCGTACCGGATACCGAAATGTTCCGCCGCTGCGTGGAATATGCCGCCGATCAGGGCAAGGTGGTCATCGACCACTGCGAAGACCCGTACCTGGCCAAGGGCGCGCACATGAACGAGGGCGAAACCAGCGGGCGCATAGGGGTGAAGGGCCAGCCGGACATCGGCGAGGCGCTGCACGTTGCGCGCGACATCCTGCTGGCCGACTACCTGAAGCTGCCCATTCACCTTGCGCATATCTCGTGCCGCCGCTCCGTGGAGCTGATCGCCTGGGCCAAGCAGCGCGGCGTGCCGGTAACGGCGGAAACCTGCCCCCACTACCTGCTGCTGACCGACAGGGAACTGCTGGGCTACGACACCAAGGCCAAGGTCAACCCGCCCCTTCGCACCGACGACGACGTAGCCGCCCTGCGTGAGGCGGTGCAATCCGGCGTCATCGACATCCTGGCCACCGATCATGCCCCGCATGCCGCGCACGAAAAGGAAACCCCGCTGGACGAGGCGCCCAACGGCATCACCGGCCTTGATACCGCCGTGGCCCTGACCTGGGGGTTGGTACGCGAAGGCGTGCTGACGGAGGCGGATTTGATCCGCCTGTGGGCGACGGAACCTGGGAAGATATTCGGGCTGCCCGTGAACGGATTCGGCGTGGGCGACCCGGCGGATTTCTTTCTGCTGGACCCGGAAGAGAAATGGGTGCCTTCGCGCGAGACCATGCACTCGAAGAGTCTGAACACGCCGTTTCTGGGACGGGAGCTGGTGGGCAGGGTGAAGGCGTTGTGGCTTGGCGGGGTGAAGGTGGTGTAG
- a CDS encoding amidohydrolase family protein → MFLDVHTHAFHPKIASKVLQQLESHYGISPVGEGVVEDLLPRAKRAGLDGVVVHCAATAAAQVVPANAFAVELQRHHPEVVAFGTVHPEYQDWEHQLDRLRAAGIRGLKLHPEFQGFRLDDPRLLPIIEAAQDDFVFMCHIGDKLPPAENPSCPYKLAALLDAFPRARFIAAHLGGYLHWKYALEALVGREVWMDTSSSLSFIDDATLRAIFDRHDRERILFGSDYPLFDPADECHRLQRRLDLSDGEIEVLLSSAATLLGLNGQTNAAAPSA, encoded by the coding sequence ATGTTCCTCGACGTCCACACCCACGCTTTCCATCCCAAGATCGCGTCCAAGGTCCTGCAACAGCTGGAATCGCATTACGGCATCTCGCCCGTGGGCGAAGGCGTGGTGGAAGATCTGCTGCCCCGCGCCAAACGTGCCGGGCTGGACGGCGTGGTGGTGCACTGCGCCGCCACCGCCGCCGCGCAGGTGGTGCCCGCCAATGCCTTTGCCGTGGAATTGCAGCGCCACCACCCGGAAGTGGTGGCCTTCGGCACCGTGCACCCGGAATATCAGGACTGGGAACACCAGTTGGACCGGCTGCGCGCCGCAGGCATCCGGGGGCTGAAGCTGCACCCGGAATTCCAGGGCTTCCGTCTGGACGACCCGCGCCTGTTGCCCATCATCGAGGCGGCGCAGGACGACTTCGTGTTCATGTGCCACATCGGCGACAAGCTGCCCCCGGCGGAAAACCCCTCCTGCCCGTACAAGCTGGCCGCCCTGCTGGATGCCTTTCCGCGCGCCCGGTTCATCGCCGCGCACCTTGGCGGTTACCTGCACTGGAAGTACGCGCTGGAAGCGCTGGTGGGCCGCGAGGTGTGGATGGACACCTCCAGCAGCCTCTCGTTCATCGACGACGCCACCTTGCGCGCCATCTTCGACCGGCACGACCGCGAGCGCATCCTGTTCGGCAGCGACTACCCGCTGTTCGACCCCGCCGACGAATGCCACCGTCTGCAACGGCGGCTGGACCTTTCCGACGGCGAGATCGAGGTGCTGCTGTCCAGCGCGGCCACCCTGCTGGGGCTCAACGGGCAAACGAACGCCGCCGCGCCTTCCGCATAG
- a CDS encoding WcbI family polysaccharide biosynthesis putative acetyltransferase produces the protein MTTPHRSLCLIHANCQGDPLAKLLAASPQFAARYEIRRYTNYLRERVAPAELSGCELFLYQHLGEKWDDHASDRLLAMVNPAARVLRLPNMLFTGYWPFWTNKSPMDFGDAFLDRLVSMGLGMTEILHVYLHGDIAAKYDLDAMLRASLDVERDKERGAGVAADAEGDRGKVGGHGVDRGHEGQGNDAAGHVLPGGIPAVVAPTVELVKSLWKQERLFATINHPNRRLVLHVAEGVLAALGMDPLPPAVRDGFTDPYPEFELPIHPQVAAHHGLSFGGAEATYNIYGRRMTFEDYVRRYADCRLRGIDNFIGYLQLV, from the coding sequence ATGACCACACCGCACCGCAGCCTTTGCCTCATCCACGCCAACTGCCAGGGCGACCCGCTGGCGAAGCTTCTGGCCGCCTCGCCGCAGTTTGCCGCGCGCTACGAAATCCGCCGGTACACCAACTATCTGCGCGAGCGCGTGGCCCCCGCCGAACTTTCCGGCTGCGAACTGTTCCTGTACCAGCATCTGGGCGAAAAGTGGGACGACCACGCCTCTGACCGGCTGCTGGCCATGGTCAACCCGGCGGCGCGGGTGCTGCGCCTGCCCAACATGCTGTTCACGGGCTACTGGCCGTTCTGGACCAACAAGAGTCCCATGGATTTCGGCGATGCGTTCCTGGACCGGCTGGTATCCATGGGCCTTGGCATGACGGAAATCCTGCACGTGTACCTGCATGGCGACATCGCGGCCAAGTATGACCTGGACGCCATGCTGCGCGCATCGCTGGATGTGGAGCGGGACAAGGAACGCGGAGCGGGCGTGGCGGCAGACGCGGAAGGGGACCGGGGTAAGGTGGGGGGCCATGGCGTTGACCGGGGCCATGAAGGTCAGGGTAATGACGCAGCCGGGCATGTACTGCCGGGCGGCATCCCCGCCGTGGTGGCCCCCACGGTGGAACTGGTGAAGTCCCTGTGGAAGCAGGAGCGGCTGTTCGCCACCATCAACCACCCCAACCGGCGGCTGGTTCTGCACGTGGCGGAAGGCGTGCTGGCGGCGCTGGGCATGGACCCGCTGCCCCCGGCGGTACGCGACGGCTTCACCGACCCGTACCCGGAATTCGAGCTGCCCATCCACCCGCAGGTGGCCGCCCATCACGGGCTGAGCTTTGGCGGGGCGGAGGCCACGTACAACATCTACGGGCGGCGCATGACCTTCGAGGATTACGTGCGCCGTTACGCGGACTGCCGTCTGCGCGGCATCGACAATTTCATCGGATACCTGCAGCTGGTGTAG
- a CDS encoding amidohydrolase family protein, producing MLIAVRARRVIPLAGEGPSRDPRDLFSPPRVLDDHVVVIRGVFLDGACATPSDVDVPDGTNVPAGADAPDCADDAARMLSGLRGGVIEAVEPMEAFRRRAGVPLTDLGAVTLTPGVVNCHTHLELSHLAGRTVLGGGFVPWVKSLLPLAGADTPPEVRAAALTEAARQLAACHTAHVGDITAVAPAAVRRAMQAASIGCSHFAEVFGYRFTTPDGEPAAPADTAALWPRAMAELASDLTAEDIALSGPPGAFPATNAPFPIHPDAALAGHALYSTHPVAMAAARRWCERNHRVFSLHLAEHPDEVEFLTTGRGALADLLAVRVLPPGFAAPGMRPVPYAAELGLLDEGTLAVHCVHLDAADIRLLAESGAHVCLCPRSNAAINVGTAPARALAEAGAPLCLGTDSLASNHDLDLWNEARALRDLPAGHDLPAAALLRLLTVGGASALGRGDIGAIVPGHRARLALLPQDFSQALGTTP from the coding sequence ATGCTCATCGCCGTCCGCGCGCGACGCGTCATACCCCTCGCAGGTGAGGGTCCGTCACGAGACCCGCGCGACCTGTTTTCGCCGCCCCGTGTTCTCGACGACCATGTCGTTGTGATCCGGGGCGTTTTCTTGGACGGCGCGTGCGCCACGCCGTCCGACGTGGATGTCCCTGATGGCACGAATGTTCCTGCTGGCGCGGATGCCCCTGATTGCGCGGATGACGCGGCCCGCATGCTCTCCGGGCTGCGCGGCGGGGTCATCGAGGCCGTGGAGCCCATGGAGGCCTTCCGCCGCCGCGCGGGCGTGCCTCTGACCGACCTTGGCGCCGTCACCCTGACGCCCGGCGTGGTCAACTGCCACACCCATCTCGAACTCTCGCACCTGGCCGGGCGCACCGTGCTGGGCGGCGGCTTCGTGCCATGGGTAAAAAGTCTGTTGCCGCTTGCCGGGGCCGACACGCCTCCGGAAGTTCGCGCCGCCGCGCTGACCGAAGCCGCCCGCCAGCTTGCGGCCTGCCACACAGCCCACGTGGGCGACATCACCGCCGTAGCCCCCGCCGCCGTGCGCCGGGCCATGCAGGCCGCGTCCATCGGCTGCTCGCACTTCGCGGAAGTGTTCGGCTACCGTTTCACCACTCCCGACGGAGAACCGGCAGCCCCGGCAGACACCGCCGCCCTGTGGCCGCGCGCCATGGCGGAACTGGCGTCCGATCTGACTGCGGAGGATATCGCTCTTTCCGGCCCGCCGGGAGCATTCCCTGCCACCAACGCGCCCTTCCCCATCCACCCGGACGCCGCGCTGGCCGGACATGCCCTGTACTCCACTCATCCAGTGGCCATGGCCGCCGCCCGCCGCTGGTGCGAGCGCAACCACCGTGTCTTTTCCCTGCATCTGGCCGAACACCCGGACGAGGTGGAATTCCTGACCACCGGGCGCGGCGCGCTGGCCGACCTGCTGGCCGTGCGCGTGCTGCCGCCGGGTTTTGCCGCGCCGGGCATGCGCCCCGTGCCCTATGCCGCCGAACTCGGCCTGCTGGACGAAGGCACCCTGGCTGTGCACTGCGTGCACCTGGACGCGGCGGACATCCGCCTGCTGGCCGAATCGGGCGCGCACGTCTGCCTGTGCCCCCGCTCCAACGCAGCCATCAACGTGGGCACGGCCCCGGCCCGCGCCCTGGCCGAAGCGGGCGCGCCGCTGTGCCTGGGCACCGACAGTCTGGCCTCGAACCACGACCTGGACCTGTGGAACGAGGCCCGCGCCCTGCGCGACCTGCCAGCCGGGCACGACCTGCCCGCCGCCGCCCTGCTGCGCCTGCTGACCGTGGGCGGCGCATCCGCCCTGGGCCGGGGCGACATCGGCGCCATCGTTCCGGGCCACCGCGCGCGACTGGCCCTGCTGCCCCAAGATTTCTCCCAAGCACTGGGGACAACCCCGTAA